In a genomic window of uncultured Flavobacterium sp.:
- a CDS encoding sigma-54 dependent transcriptional regulator has translation MTHKILIIDDEEKLRSLLTRIIKSEGFEVIEAKDLKSGFKKLEQTDIDVVLCDVKLPDGNGVDFLQNIKGSFPLIEVILLTAFGNIPDGVQAMKNGAFDYIVKGDDNDKIIPLLYKAVEKAQLQKKVKQLEKRINDKYSFNTIIGKSKGIEQVIDLAKKVAKTDSTVLLTGETGTGKEVFAQAIHENSNRVGKSFVALNCSTFSKEILESELFGHKQGAFTGALKDKKGFIEEANGGTLFLDEIGEMPIELQAKLLRVLETSEYIPIGDTTPKKSNFRLIAATNRDLKVESEEHRFRSDLYFRLNIFEITLPPLRERIKDIQPITNYFVKQFSEKTNKKNLNVSDDFLQKLENYSWPGNIRELKNVIERSVILSNGDILTADVLPYEMQHQPEKATKSMSAFSMQSVEKLHIQKVLNYTKGNKAETARLLEIGIATLYRKLEEYSIQ, from the coding sequence ATGACACATAAAATTTTAATCATAGACGACGAAGAAAAACTCAGAAGTCTGTTGACACGTATTATAAAATCAGAAGGCTTTGAAGTGATTGAAGCTAAAGATTTGAAATCAGGTTTTAAAAAACTCGAACAAACGGATATTGATGTCGTTTTATGTGATGTAAAATTACCTGACGGAAATGGCGTTGATTTTCTGCAAAACATAAAAGGTAGTTTTCCTTTGATTGAAGTTATTTTATTGACTGCTTTCGGAAATATTCCTGACGGTGTTCAGGCCATGAAAAATGGTGCTTTTGATTATATCGTAAAAGGTGATGATAACGACAAAATTATTCCGCTTTTATACAAAGCTGTCGAGAAAGCGCAATTACAAAAAAAAGTAAAACAACTCGAGAAACGTATTAACGATAAATATTCTTTCAACACCATTATCGGAAAATCAAAAGGAATTGAACAGGTTATTGATTTAGCCAAAAAAGTGGCAAAAACCGATTCTACTGTTTTACTTACTGGCGAAACCGGAACCGGAAAAGAAGTTTTTGCACAAGCAATACATGAAAACAGTAATCGCGTTGGCAAATCTTTTGTCGCTTTAAACTGCAGTACTTTTAGTAAAGAAATTCTGGAAAGCGAATTATTCGGTCATAAACAAGGTGCTTTTACCGGAGCTTTAAAAGATAAAAAAGGATTTATTGAAGAAGCCAACGGCGGAACTTTATTCCTTGATGAAATTGGAGAAATGCCAATTGAATTGCAAGCCAAATTATTACGCGTTTTAGAAACCAGCGAATATATTCCGATTGGAGACACAACTCCCAAAAAATCAAATTTCAGATTAATTGCCGCAACAAACAGAGATTTAAAAGTAGAAAGTGAAGAACACCGTTTTCGCTCTGACTTGTATTTCCGTTTGAATATTTTTGAGATTACACTTCCGCCTTTGCGTGAAAGAATAAAAGATATTCAGCCTATAACAAACTATTTTGTAAAGCAATTTTCTGAAAAAACGAATAAAAAAAACTTGAATGTTTCAGATGATTTTCTTCAGAAATTAGAAAATTATTCTTGGCCGGGAAACATTCGTGAACTTAAAAATGTTATAGAAAGATCTGTAATTCTAAGCAATGGCGATATTTTAACCGCTGATGTTTTACCGTATGAAATGCAGCATCAACCTGAAAAAGCTACAAAATCAATGTCCGCTTTTTCTATGCAAAGTGTCGAGAAACTTCATATTCAGAAGGTTTTAAATTATACAAAAGGTAATAAAGCTGAAACTGCTCGTTTACTAGAAATTGGAATTGCGACTTTGTATCGAAAATTAGAAGAATATAGTATTCAATAA